From Vagococcus jeotgali, one genomic window encodes:
- a CDS encoding class A sortase: MHPLKGEYPISRKPNKSKKRVVKRRVETNKQRPKKTAGQKFKAFLFNLLMVLLLLVGFALIFSNQIKNQIVKSNTNHYQISTVTRQDVIENEKKEATFDFDQVESLDFNTVANARGADIGNVIGGIAIPSVELNLPILRGVSNYAISVGAGTMKPDQVMGEGNYALASHYMYDPTLLFAPLVRVELGASIYLTDMEYIYEYKVTSKEYVEPTRVDVIDDVKDKSLVTLVTCDTSGENRLILQGELVKKVNGKTADKAMVDAFEMDQNNYYY; this comes from the coding sequence ATGCATCCATTAAAGGGGGAATATCCTATTTCACGTAAACCGAATAAATCCAAAAAGCGTGTTGTCAAACGTCGGGTAGAGACAAATAAACAAAGACCTAAAAAAACAGCAGGACAAAAGTTTAAAGCTTTTTTGTTCAATTTATTAATGGTCTTATTATTGCTCGTTGGCTTTGCGCTGATTTTTAGTAATCAGATTAAAAATCAAATCGTCAAAAGCAATACAAATCATTATCAAATTAGTACAGTTACTCGTCAAGATGTCATTGAAAATGAAAAAAAAGAAGCTACCTTTGATTTTGACCAAGTTGAATCTCTTGACTTCAATACAGTCGCCAATGCTCGTGGGGCTGATATTGGAAACGTGATAGGGGGGATTGCTATACCAAGTGTTGAGCTGAACCTTCCTATATTACGTGGTGTGTCAAATTATGCTATCTCAGTAGGAGCTGGCACGATGAAACCAGATCAAGTTATGGGAGAAGGTAATTATGCACTTGCTAGTCATTATATGTACGACCCTACACTCTTGTTTGCACCGCTTGTAAGAGTAGAGCTAGGGGCTTCTATCTATTTGACAGATATGGAATATATTTATGAATACAAAGTCACTTCTAAAGAATACGTTGAACCAACACGTGTTGATGTGATTGATGACGTCAAAGATAAATCTCTTGTAACACTAGTTACCTGTGATACGTCTGGTGAGAACCGTTTGATTCTTCAAGGAGAACTTGTGAAAAAAGTCAATGGTAAAACAGCCGATAAAGCAATGGTTGATGCTTTTGAAATGGATCAAAATAATTATTACTATTAA
- a CDS encoding DEAD/DEAH box helicase, whose protein sequence is MKFSELNLEETLLKAVENIGFEEATPVQSATIPFALEGRDVIGQAQTGTGKTAAFGLPMLNKIDPNNPVLQGLVIAPTRELAIQTQEELFRLGKEKKIKVQAVYGGADINRQIRALKNKPQIVVGTPGRLLDHINRRTLKLDTVETLVLDEADEMLNMGFLEDIETIISKVPSARQTLLFSATMPDSIKRIGVKFMENPEHVKIKAKEMTANLIDQYYVRCKEFEKFDIMTRLFDVQNPDLTIVFGRTKRRVDELARGLEMRGYKAEGIHGDLPQHKRMSILKAFKSGELDILVATDVAARGLDISGVSHVYNYDIPQDPESYVHRIGRTGRAGKEGMSVTFVTPNEMGYLHVIEELTKKRMTALRPPSKKESIQGQIGVAFEQIKELLQANGLDKYQDAAVSLLEDYSPEDIAALLIKQIAKDDAAEVPVKITPERPLPNRRGGNKGRGGNRGGGNKGRGGNRGGSGRDNNWRKKDDGSKKKRYNDSNKNSGGNNAKPSKRKDNDRGFVIRNDSK, encoded by the coding sequence TTGAAATTTAGTGAATTAAATTTAGAAGAAACATTATTAAAAGCCGTTGAAAACATTGGCTTTGAAGAAGCAACACCTGTTCAAAGTGCGACTATCCCATTTGCATTAGAGGGAAGAGACGTTATTGGACAAGCACAGACAGGGACAGGGAAAACAGCCGCTTTTGGTCTACCAATGTTAAATAAGATTGACCCAAATAATCCTGTTTTACAAGGGTTAGTTATTGCACCAACCCGTGAATTAGCTATTCAAACACAAGAAGAATTATTCCGTTTAGGAAAAGAGAAAAAAATTAAGGTCCAAGCTGTATATGGTGGAGCTGACATTAATCGTCAAATACGTGCGCTTAAGAACAAGCCACAAATCGTTGTTGGTACGCCAGGTCGTTTACTTGATCATATTAACCGTCGTACATTAAAATTAGATACAGTTGAAACTCTAGTTTTAGATGAAGCGGATGAAATGTTAAACATGGGATTCTTAGAGGATATTGAAACAATCATCTCTAAAGTACCATCTGCACGCCAAACATTACTATTCTCAGCTACAATGCCAGATAGTATTAAACGTATTGGGGTTAAGTTTATGGAAAACCCAGAACACGTTAAGATTAAAGCTAAAGAAATGACAGCTAACTTAATCGATCAGTACTATGTTCGTTGTAAAGAATTTGAAAAATTTGATATCATGACACGTTTATTCGACGTTCAAAATCCAGATTTAACGATTGTTTTTGGTCGTACAAAACGTCGTGTTGATGAATTAGCTCGTGGTCTTGAGATGCGTGGCTATAAAGCAGAGGGAATCCATGGTGATTTACCTCAGCATAAACGTATGAGTATTCTAAAAGCATTCAAAAGTGGCGAATTAGATATTTTAGTAGCAACAGATGTCGCTGCACGTGGACTAGATATTTCAGGTGTGAGTCATGTTTATAACTACGATATCCCACAAGATCCAGAGAGCTATGTTCACCGTATCGGTCGTACAGGTCGTGCTGGTAAAGAAGGAATGTCAGTAACGTTTGTAACACCTAATGAGATGGGTTACTTACACGTTATTGAGGAATTGACTAAAAAACGTATGACTGCTTTACGTCCACCTTCTAAAAAAGAATCTATCCAAGGTCAAATTGGTGTGGCTTTTGAGCAAATCAAAGAGTTACTACAAGCTAATGGCTTAGATAAATATCAAGATGCTGCTGTTAGTTTGTTAGAAGACTACAGCCCAGAAGATATCGCAGCATTATTAATTAAGCAAATTGCTAAAGATGATGCCGCTGAAGTTCCAGTGAAAATTACTCCAGAACGTCCATTGCCAAATCGTCGTGGTGGAAACAAAGGCCGTGGTGGAAACCGTGGTGGTGGAAACAAAGGTCGCGGTGGAAACCGTGGTGGAAGTGGTCGTGACAATAACTGGCGTAAAAAAGATGATGGTAGTAAGAAAAAACGCTACAATGATTCTAACAAAAATAGCGGTGGCAACAACGCTAAGCCAAGTAAGAGAAAAGATAACGACCGTGGATTTGTTATCCGTAACGATTCAAAATAA
- a CDS encoding metallophosphoesterase family protein: protein MKFIHTADLHIDQPFANVTTDDAGFQQELQQVNHAVLKKIVNQCIEESVDFLLVVGDTFHQARSSIYTQEFIMNEFKRLEEYGIQVIMSFGNHDYYTENRYWFEWPENVTLFTKEEVTTKVITLKNNEAVAISGFSYEHQWITQDKALDYPERDLDTTYHIGLYHGEIGSTGQYAPFLVSELNPRYDYWALGHIHKSEKISTHPLAIYPGIPQGHTKKEKNGQGIVLVEVESNQVDYRFIPVSIVGFETIEMTLKEDLERHLYLSKLIAGMAQKDWACPINFVTVVVKPVTGQLMSELIAEKEEILHYLQTKLLQQTAGNIWLMDLVIESVETDKLIMGFDASLIDDLSAPFAKKDEFYKLAKDILQQPVIAANIQFDEEDVKLMVQESTQLVKDKMIFKNEASQ from the coding sequence ATGAAATTTATTCATACTGCAGATTTACATATCGATCAACCATTTGCGAATGTAACAACTGATGATGCGGGGTTTCAACAAGAGTTGCAACAAGTAAACCATGCTGTATTAAAAAAAATAGTCAATCAATGTATTGAGGAATCAGTGGATTTCCTATTGGTTGTTGGAGATACGTTCCACCAAGCTCGCTCGTCCATCTATACACAAGAGTTTATAATGAACGAGTTTAAGCGCCTAGAAGAATATGGGATTCAAGTGATTATGTCATTTGGAAATCATGATTATTATACAGAAAATCGTTACTGGTTTGAGTGGCCAGAAAATGTGACACTCTTTACTAAAGAAGAAGTGACAACTAAAGTGATTACTTTGAAAAATAATGAGGCAGTGGCTATTAGCGGTTTTTCTTATGAACACCAATGGATCACTCAAGATAAAGCCTTAGATTATCCTGAACGAGATTTAGATACAACATACCACATTGGACTATATCATGGTGAAATAGGAAGTACTGGGCAATATGCTCCCTTTTTAGTATCTGAATTAAACCCAAGATATGATTATTGGGCACTAGGTCATATTCATAAAAGTGAAAAAATTAGTACACATCCTTTAGCTATCTATCCAGGAATTCCTCAAGGGCATACTAAAAAAGAAAAAAACGGGCAAGGTATTGTCTTAGTTGAAGTAGAGTCAAATCAAGTAGATTATCGTTTTATTCCTGTAAGTATTGTAGGATTTGAAACAATTGAAATGACGTTAAAAGAAGATTTAGAGCGTCATCTTTATCTTTCGAAATTAATTGCAGGAATGGCTCAAAAAGACTGGGCGTGTCCGATTAATTTTGTGACAGTTGTCGTGAAACCTGTAACAGGTCAGCTGATGAGTGAATTGATTGCTGAAAAAGAAGAGATTCTTCACTATTTACAAACCAAATTACTCCAGCAAACAGCAGGAAATATTTGGTTAATGGATTTAGTGATTGAATCAGTGGAAACTGACAAATTAATTATGGGATTTGATGCTAGTCTGATTGATGATTTATCAGCACCATTTGCTAAAAAAGATGAATTTTATAAATTAGCTAAAGATATCTTACAACAACCAGTGATTGCAGCTAATATTCAGTTTGATGAAGAAGATGTTAAGTTAATGGTACAAGAGAGTACTCAACTAGTAAAAGATAAAATGATTTTTAAAAATGAGGCAAGCCAATGA
- a CDS encoding ATP-binding protein, producing the protein MKITRLYINGFGKFNNQVFHFSEGNQLVFGGNESGKSTLYQFIRTILFGFPRKREIIRDFTPVEGATYGGHLIIEHQTYGQVYVERFKEKNKGQALVRLEDGSTGEEALLKKIISPLTQEVFDQVFSFQEEQMLDLTELNEVRLQRVLLAVGLTGSDRLTKMSEDFIKERQRLFKASGRIPVLNQKLKEFNRLEQSIKVVEEQEFTYRNKQTRFMDLSRMLKEEREESEYLSSLEKTFLDQQKHFPLYVELTGLKRDVNESTQASEVTTRSVKDALQEYRFLMKKETELLEKQGDAGVDLTPGIQFYIDNQDVFDHILEDQVTVEATSERRDVLEDQLSVYRENKEELFEKYHLSNALLDVSITEQEETGMKELAEQEDELTRDRVLLANEKSRLSIKQSKLDDELTKSENQLALLDSDQPDESQKENNKQIDPFVVRMFSGLSIAISVLMLLLGIVLGQGIFYVLTVVLIGLGVFGFVTASKGKKSVTHNITPEATKEIYVQQLGESDAVANEWQAYEEGQAIFNEKNKLIQKQKEQWAIAYGFSMEETVSMWLTKLPVFSQLRDIQENEQKMMVSLSEIDRVLDSYQEMLSFAKDWIPLENKSVRESYQEVKQFVSAQKEAVAKLDGREATELQYELQSIRHQKDETLTLINQLIDYPKNTPIEEANQWLVQQTRYTDNHQRIQELESQLESYFDLNKTYQLMTINQELMRLKAQQEACSDKMMNYQMELQKLDYELKQMAKNGSLDELRQQRENQLALIKEMSEQWITVRLAEELTREVFQFLSDQQLPTLLSTVSNYFKLLTEDKYVQVLVRDGQLLVKDQSNRLWNTIQLSTGAKDQLYVAFRLGFIHLHHDDYKAPIIIDDGWLHFDEERKETLFKVLDVLSEKTQVLCMTSDMLMKEFYEHQGKQVLILGEEVQVR; encoded by the coding sequence ATGAAAATAACACGTTTATATATAAATGGATTTGGAAAATTTAATAACCAAGTTTTTCATTTTTCAGAGGGAAATCAATTAGTTTTTGGTGGGAATGAATCAGGTAAATCTACCTTGTATCAGTTTATTCGTACCATCTTATTTGGCTTTCCTAGAAAACGCGAAATTATTCGAGATTTTACTCCAGTTGAAGGAGCAACATATGGTGGTCATTTAATTATTGAACATCAGACATATGGTCAAGTTTATGTGGAGCGTTTTAAGGAGAAGAATAAAGGTCAAGCTCTAGTTCGGTTAGAGGATGGTTCAACAGGGGAAGAAGCCTTGCTTAAAAAGATTATCTCACCTCTAACTCAGGAAGTTTTTGATCAAGTATTTAGTTTTCAAGAAGAACAGATGCTTGATTTAACAGAATTAAACGAAGTTCGTCTGCAACGTGTGCTTTTAGCTGTTGGTTTAACAGGAAGTGATCGTTTAACGAAAATGTCAGAAGATTTCATTAAAGAGCGTCAACGCCTGTTTAAAGCATCAGGACGTATTCCCGTCTTAAATCAAAAACTAAAAGAGTTTAATCGTTTAGAGCAAAGTATTAAAGTAGTAGAGGAACAAGAGTTTACTTATCGCAATAAACAAACTCGTTTTATGGATTTAAGTCGAATGCTTAAGGAAGAGCGGGAAGAAAGTGAGTACCTATCTTCATTAGAGAAAACATTTTTAGATCAGCAAAAACATTTTCCTTTGTATGTAGAGCTAACAGGTCTTAAAAGGGATGTTAATGAGAGCACACAGGCAAGTGAAGTAACTACTAGAAGTGTGAAAGATGCCCTTCAAGAGTACCGTTTTTTAATGAAAAAAGAGACAGAGTTACTTGAAAAGCAGGGAGATGCTGGAGTTGACTTAACACCAGGTATTCAATTTTATATTGATAATCAAGATGTGTTTGATCATATATTAGAAGACCAAGTCACAGTAGAAGCAACGAGTGAACGTCGTGATGTATTAGAAGATCAGTTGTCTGTCTATAGAGAAAATAAAGAAGAGTTATTTGAAAAATATCATTTATCAAATGCTTTGTTAGATGTCTCAATCACAGAACAAGAAGAAACTGGTATGAAGGAATTAGCTGAACAAGAAGACGAATTAACTCGTGATAGAGTCCTATTAGCTAATGAAAAAAGTAGATTATCTATTAAACAAAGTAAATTAGACGATGAGTTAACTAAATCAGAAAACCAACTGGCGTTATTAGATAGTGATCAACCAGATGAATCTCAAAAAGAGAATAACAAACAAATTGATCCCTTTGTAGTACGTATGTTCTCAGGGTTATCTATTGCGATTTCTGTTTTGATGTTACTCTTAGGTATTGTCTTAGGTCAAGGTATATTTTATGTTTTAACGGTTGTTCTAATTGGGTTAGGCGTGTTTGGTTTTGTAACAGCAAGTAAAGGAAAAAAATCAGTTACACACAACATCACACCTGAAGCAACAAAGGAAATCTATGTACAACAATTAGGAGAGTCAGATGCTGTAGCAAATGAGTGGCAAGCCTATGAAGAAGGCCAAGCTATCTTCAATGAGAAAAATAAACTCATTCAGAAACAAAAAGAACAGTGGGCAATTGCATATGGTTTTTCAATGGAAGAAACGGTATCTATGTGGCTAACTAAATTACCAGTATTTAGTCAATTGCGAGACATTCAAGAAAACGAACAAAAAATGATGGTTAGCCTATCTGAAATAGATAGAGTCTTGGACTCTTACCAAGAGATGTTATCGTTTGCCAAAGACTGGATTCCTTTAGAAAATAAATCAGTTAGAGAAAGTTATCAGGAAGTTAAACAATTTGTCAGCGCTCAAAAAGAAGCAGTAGCCAAGCTTGATGGGCGTGAAGCAACAGAGCTACAATATGAATTACAATCTATTAGGCACCAAAAAGATGAGACATTAACACTGATCAATCAATTGATTGACTATCCTAAAAACACACCGATTGAAGAAGCTAATCAGTGGTTAGTACAACAAACAAGATATACTGATAACCATCAGCGTATTCAAGAATTGGAAAGTCAACTAGAAAGTTATTTTGATTTAAATAAAACATATCAACTGATGACGATTAATCAAGAATTAATGAGGTTAAAAGCGCAACAAGAAGCTTGCTCTGACAAGATGATGAATTACCAAATGGAGTTACAAAAACTAGATTATGAGTTAAAACAAATGGCTAAAAATGGTTCTTTAGATGAATTGAGACAACAGCGAGAGAATCAATTAGCACTCATCAAAGAAATGTCTGAACAATGGATAACTGTTCGTTTAGCAGAAGAGCTTACTCGAGAGGTATTTCAATTTCTATCAGATCAACAACTGCCTACTTTACTTAGTACAGTTAGCAATTACTTTAAACTACTAACAGAAGATAAGTATGTTCAAGTTCTTGTTCGTGATGGTCAACTTTTAGTAAAAGATCAAAGCAATCGTTTATGGAACACTATTCAGTTGTCAACAGGGGCTAAAGATCAGCTATATGTGGCCTTTAGATTAGGGTTTATTCATCTACATCATGACGATTATAAAGCGCCAATTATTATTGATGATGGTTGGCTACATTTTGATGAGGAACGAAAAGAAACTTTATTTAAAGTACTAGACGTTCTAAGTGAGAAAACACAAGTTCTTTGTATGACATCTGATATGTTAATGAAAGAATTTTATGAGCATCAGGGCAAACAAGTACTAATCCTTGGTGAGGAGGTTCAAGTTAGATGA
- a CDS encoding UDP-N-acetylmuramoyl-tripeptide--D-alanyl-D-alanine ligase, producing MNLTEKEILLAVEGVLVNGINETIQVTSVEFDTRKVTTGSLFIPLKGNRDGHDFIEQAMEKGASLVLSEHDLSSQIPYIKVDDTLRAMQHLAVFYLRKIGPKVVGITGSNGKTTTKDMTAAVLSTTYATYKTQGNFNNDIGLPYTILSMPENTEMLVLEMGMDHKDEITVLSKIATPDVAAITLIGESHLEHLGSRKGIAEAKMEIIDGLKPEGTLIIPNNEPLLKEMIMDVNQTVESFGIDSEATLSATILSEEKSETRFSVNRYPDEIFAIPVLGKYNVSNALIALLVGRFFHVDIQNMRKSLATFDLTKNRTQWLQTASGIDILSDVYNANPTAMGLVLDTFSDISVEGKKIVVLGDMLELGELSRKMHEGMSEHLSPEAIDEVYLYGPQMEFLAEKLQSTFSVNTLHYFPKEDKNNLMNKLSENLNPKDTVFLKASNGMGLSEVVEFLLRSHQ from the coding sequence ATGAATTTAACAGAAAAAGAAATTTTATTAGCTGTAGAAGGTGTGCTTGTTAATGGCATAAATGAAACAATTCAAGTGACTTCCGTTGAATTTGATACAAGAAAAGTAACGACAGGTAGTCTATTTATTCCCTTAAAAGGTAATCGTGATGGACATGATTTTATTGAACAAGCGATGGAAAAAGGGGCAAGCCTGGTCTTATCTGAGCATGATTTATCAAGTCAAATACCTTATATTAAAGTAGATGATACTTTAAGAGCCATGCAACATTTAGCTGTTTTTTACTTAAGGAAGATTGGCCCTAAAGTTGTTGGTATTACTGGTAGTAATGGGAAGACAACGACTAAGGACATGACAGCTGCGGTACTGAGTACAACTTATGCTACATACAAAACACAAGGTAATTTTAATAATGATATTGGCTTGCCTTACACCATCTTATCCATGCCAGAAAACACTGAAATGTTAGTTTTAGAGATGGGAATGGATCATAAAGATGAAATCACCGTGCTATCTAAAATCGCCACACCAGACGTTGCAGCTATTACATTAATTGGTGAGTCACACCTAGAGCATTTAGGTTCTAGAAAAGGCATAGCTGAGGCTAAAATGGAAATTATAGACGGTCTAAAACCAGAAGGGACACTGATTATTCCAAATAATGAGCCATTGTTAAAAGAGATGATTATGGATGTAAATCAAACAGTTGAAAGTTTTGGCATAGATAGTGAAGCAACACTTTCAGCTACGATTTTGTCAGAGGAAAAATCAGAAACTCGTTTTAGTGTCAATCGTTATCCTGACGAAATATTTGCGATTCCTGTGTTAGGGAAGTATAATGTAAGTAATGCTCTGATTGCTTTGTTAGTGGGACGATTTTTCCACGTGGACATTCAAAACATGAGAAAAAGCTTGGCAACGTTTGATCTAACTAAAAATAGAACACAATGGCTACAAACAGCTAGTGGGATTGACATTTTAAGTGATGTATATAATGCTAATCCGACTGCGATGGGTCTTGTTCTAGACACGTTTTCTGATATTTCAGTTGAAGGGAAAAAGATCGTTGTTTTAGGAGATATGTTAGAGCTTGGAGAGTTGTCACGAAAAATGCATGAGGGGATGAGTGAACACTTGTCACCTGAAGCTATTGATGAAGTTTATCTATACGGCCCTCAGATGGAATTCTTAGCCGAGAAACTTCAATCGACATTTTCAGTAAATACATTACATTATTTTCCAAAAGAAGATAAAAATAATTTGATGAATAAGCTATCAGAAAATTTAAATCCAAAAGATACTGTATTTTTAAAAGCTAGTAATGGCATGGGTTTAAGTGAAGTTGTTGAGTTTTTATTAAGAAGTCATCAATAA
- the acpS gene encoding holo-ACP synthase — MISGIGIDVVELDRIEVIISEKQSFIKRVLTNKELEIFNKLSKRRQIEFLGGRFACKEAFSKAYGTGIGKVGFQDIEIINDEYGKPIAIVNQHIFSGQVHVSITHTKDLAMAQIILEK; from the coding sequence ATGATTAGTGGAATTGGTATTGATGTTGTAGAACTAGATAGAATTGAAGTCATTATTTCTGAGAAACAATCGTTTATAAAACGAGTGTTAACTAATAAAGAATTGGAAATATTTAATAAGTTATCTAAAAGACGCCAAATCGAATTTTTAGGTGGGAGATTTGCTTGTAAAGAAGCTTTTTCAAAGGCTTATGGTACAGGAATCGGTAAGGTGGGATTTCAAGATATTGAGATAATAAATGATGAATATGGAAAGCCTATTGCTATTGTAAATCAGCATATATTTTCAGGTCAGGTTCATGTGTCTATTACTCATACAAAAGACTTAGCCATGGCACAAATTATTTTAGAAAAATAA
- a CDS encoding D-alanine--D-alanine ligase, producing the protein MKISLIYGGKSAEHDVSILSAFSILQSIYYNYYEVQLVYVTKDGSWFKGKTYKEAPLVKEELHLSLNNAQPILPSDLKEKNTVIFPVLHGPNGEDGTVQGLFEVLNMPYVGCGVLASACAMDKIIAKQLFQQAGIPQLPYVAVTKNDYVDAREEVIAECVGTLIFPMFVKPANMGSSVGVSRATNEEELISAIEEALLYDQRVVVEQGIEARELEVAILGNSEVRTTLAGEIVKDVDFYDYESKYIDNQVTLQIPASILDEMQERMQEYAKKAYQTIDGSGLSRCDFFLTANNEIFLNEVNSMPGFTPFSMYPLLWKEMGLNYSDLLEELIQLALLRFEKRQQIQV; encoded by the coding sequence ATGAAAATTTCGTTAATCTATGGTGGAAAAAGTGCAGAACATGATGTTTCCATTTTATCTGCTTTTTCAATTTTACAATCCATTTACTATAATTATTATGAAGTTCAACTTGTTTATGTGACTAAAGACGGTAGTTGGTTTAAAGGAAAAACATATAAAGAAGCACCTTTAGTAAAAGAAGAATTACATTTATCACTAAATAATGCTCAGCCAATATTACCAAGTGATTTAAAAGAAAAAAACACAGTTATCTTTCCAGTTTTACATGGTCCAAATGGTGAAGATGGTACGGTTCAAGGCTTGTTTGAAGTGTTAAATATGCCTTATGTTGGGTGTGGTGTTTTAGCCAGTGCGTGTGCCATGGATAAAATCATTGCTAAGCAGCTATTTCAACAAGCAGGTATTCCACAACTACCTTACGTGGCTGTCACTAAAAATGATTATGTTGATGCCAGAGAAGAGGTTATTGCTGAATGTGTTGGGACACTGATTTTTCCAATGTTTGTTAAGCCAGCTAATATGGGGTCAAGTGTTGGTGTGAGTCGGGCAACAAACGAAGAAGAATTAATTTCAGCTATTGAAGAAGCTTTATTATACGATCAGCGTGTGGTAGTAGAGCAAGGGATTGAAGCTAGAGAATTAGAAGTAGCAATTCTAGGTAATAGTGAGGTTCGAACGACTTTAGCAGGTGAGATTGTTAAGGATGTTGATTTTTATGATTATGAATCTAAATATATTGATAATCAAGTCACCTTACAAATTCCAGCAAGTATCCTTGATGAGATGCAAGAGCGTATGCAAGAATATGCCAAAAAAGCTTATCAAACGATTGATGGTAGTGGACTAAGTCGTTGTGACTTTTTCTTAACAGCTAATAATGAAATCTTTTTAAATGAAGTGAACTCTATGCCAGGATTTACTCCGTTTAGTATGTACCCACTATTGTGGAAGGAAATGGGTCTAAATTATAGTGACCTCTTAGAAGAATTGATTCAATTAGCTTTATTACGTTTTGAGAAAAGACAACAAATTCAAGTCTGA
- a CDS encoding 3'-5' exoribonuclease YhaM family protein, with product MKQLRELVVDETFEMYVLLKSADVRVARNGKKFIAFTFQDTSGTIDGKYWGASEEEIANFTTGKVVFLNGKRELYQNMPQIKILHLRVAKEGEPTDPGLYMEKAPVDVDEMKQEFNDFLLDITEAKWHRIVRHLVGKYQQEFFEFPAAKRNHHAFAGGLAFHTLTMLRLAKSVSEQYSDLNQSLLYAGIILHDLGKVHELSGPVSTEYTLAGNLLGHIVIIDEEITRACLELNLSETDEEILVLKHMVLAHHGLLEYGSPVRPKIMEAEILHHLDNLDASMQMMLGALKQVNPGEYTERIFGLDNRNFYLPNIETK from the coding sequence ATGAAACAATTACGTGAATTAGTTGTGGATGAAACCTTTGAGATGTATGTGTTATTAAAGTCAGCAGATGTGCGTGTTGCTAGAAATGGTAAAAAATTTATTGCTTTTACTTTTCAAGATACATCAGGCACTATTGATGGTAAATACTGGGGGGCTTCTGAAGAGGAAATTGCTAATTTTACAACTGGTAAAGTTGTCTTTTTAAATGGAAAGCGCGAGTTGTATCAAAATATGCCTCAAATAAAAATTTTACATTTACGTGTGGCTAAAGAAGGTGAGCCAACAGATCCTGGCCTTTATATGGAAAAAGCACCCGTTGATGTAGATGAGATGAAGCAAGAGTTTAATGATTTTTTATTAGATATTACAGAAGCTAAGTGGCATAGAATTGTTCGTCACTTAGTTGGAAAATATCAACAAGAATTTTTTGAATTTCCAGCAGCTAAGCGTAATCACCATGCTTTTGCTGGAGGATTAGCTTTTCATACGCTAACAATGCTTCGTCTAGCCAAATCGGTGAGTGAACAGTACTCTGATTTAAATCAATCTCTACTTTATGCCGGTATTATTTTACATGATTTAGGTAAGGTACACGAGTTGTCAGGTCCAGTATCAACAGAATATACATTAGCTGGTAACTTGTTAGGTCATATTGTGATTATTGATGAGGAAATCACTAGAGCTTGTTTAGAACTTAATTTATCAGAAACTGATGAGGAGATTCTAGTTTTAAAACATATGGTGTTAGCTCATCACGGTTTATTAGAATACGGCTCACCTGTTAGACCTAAAATTATGGAAGCAGAAATACTTCATCATTTAGATAATTTAGATGCTTCTATGCAGATGATGTTAGGTGCTTTAAAACAAGTCAACCCAGGGGAATATACAGAACGTATTTTTGGCTTAGATAACCGTAATTTTTATTTACCAAATATTGAAACTAAATAG